CAAGTGCTAAATCTAATCTAGTGTTGATCTCTTTGTTCGTattaatattttgttgttggtgtGTGCGCTCTGAAAATGTCTGAGTTGTTGGAAAAAGCCAAGAACTATGTGGCTGAGAAAGTGGGTCATGTGAAGAAGCCAGAGGCAGAAGTCACAGATGTGGATTTCAAGACGGTGAGCTTTGGATCTGTTGAGTACCTTGCAAAAATCTCTGTGACCAATCCCTATGGAGTTGACCTCCCCATCTGTGATATCACTTACAACCTCAAAAGTGTTGGCAGGTTCCAATTCTCACTTTCTAACACTTAgggttcaatttttatttgtttatttttgttatagaTGCTCATTTGATCCCTGTGTTTTGCTTgaaatttctaatttgatttttgtgttttcaatttcgtCAATTTGGTCccctattttcattttcataatGTGTAAGAATCAAGATTGTCAAACATCGAAATAGATTACGGTCAAATTAGGCAAAGGGATCCTGATTGTCAAATTCAAAGCATAGAGAAcagaataaaaatttgaacagAACATACGATTGGtgttgtggtgttggttttaCTTTGTTGGAAGATATCTCGAGTTCAAATGCGATCAATACACAAttttttgatttaaaaaaaaaatagattagTTTCTATGCcatgatcatatatataaagtgaCTTGATTTGTATGTGTACATGTGAATTTGTAGGGAGATTGTATCTGGAACTGTACCAGATCCTGGTTCCATAGAAGGAAAGGACATTACTGTGCTTGAGGTACTATTAAAGGTGCCACATAACATATTGTTGACCTTGGCAAAAGATATTGGAGCAGATTGGGACATTGATTATGAGCTGGATATAGGCCTCACCATTGACCTTCCTGTCTTTGGCAACTTCACCATACCACTTAACAAGAAGGGAGCGATCAAGCTTCCCAGCCTCTTCTGATCCATATGACCTTTGAGATTCTATGGCTTTGGTTATATTCTgtaacttttcttttgttgttaatACAAGTACATTAAGAAATGGACTGTCTTTGCTCAGCAACCCCCTGTTTTTTGGGTGGGTGTAATTCAGTTGGTTGAGCTCTTTCACCTCTATCTATGTATGTATGCAGAAGTTCAAAATTCCCACACACCCATGGGTATTTGTGTAAACCCTCTCTCCAatcacttgtactaaaaaaatatattgaattttttttttaatgtttattttatatacaaaTGATATTGGGAAGGATAATTGAATCCAGGAGTTTGGTCATAGTAAATATTCTtagttatttaattaaaaatataataaaaccGTAACAAGTTTGACCAAAGCCAAAGTTGGGGAATTACAAAAGCAGGAACAACAGGGGAAAGGGACGAGAAGGAATATAGTGGCCTTATTAAACAAGTAAAAGACCCAAAATATTGCTTCCACAACATGGTGAATCTACAGAACAAATTCTATTTTACCGGATGGAAATAAAAGGAACCCAgttctttatttatattttggagCTATATACAAGAAAGAGATGCAAGAAAAGGATCATGGTTGGCCATATATACATCAACCTAAGCTCTCCTTGTCCACGGGGAGCATAACAAATAAGCTCAAAgttaattacaaatttacaaatatctcttcctcttcaatAGTGATGCAAAGAAGTGcaacttttgtttcttctgcGTTTTCGAATACGTTTTGGAAAGTGTCACAGTTAGCGGGCAATGCCAAAAACTATGTAGTGAACCTGGCCAAGGGCTTTTTGGAACGGAGATTGTCTGAGATGAAGAAAAGATCTGCGTTTATTGTGGGCCTTCAATTTGAAAACCTAAACTTCGACTCCATAGAACTCGTTTTCAAGATCTCCGTGTACAACCCCTTCGAGTTTTATCTTCCCGTCAGTCGGGCCACTTTCAAATTAGAAAGCGGCGGCAGGTttgattcaaatttcatactaTCGGTTGTTTAAAATAATGTGTTTATATCTCTCTCATCAAATGATTTTAGTCACGTAGTGATTGAAATAAGCATACCTATAACACTTTTGATCTCTTTCTGTGTTCGATAACATAACATGCTAAACTATTTGTCAAAAATTAACGTCTTTTCGTGAACATAAATGAATTTTGGATTGTATGATTATGCAAGCTCATTTGGAATATATTGATTGTTTTCTACCATATATGTGCATGTGAGTGGAGCAGCGAGGCTTTATCAGCGACGTTGAAAGAGCCTGCGTCACTGAAGCCGGGAGAAGAGTCCATTTTGTTGGTGTTGGCGAAGGTGCCATTCAGTATGCTCATGACCTTGGCAAAGGACATTTCTGAAGATGCAGATATTGACTATGAGATCGATTTCAACATCCAAATTAAGCTTCCTATCATTGGGGTCGTTTCCTTGCCAATACCTTGCCAACAACAGGGCCAGCTCAAGATTTCTGATCTGTTTACCAATTTGTTGgaggaaattaattaatactcTGTGATGCCTtggagagggaaaaaaataaaataaagatctCATTGGTTGGGATCCATAATAACCCAGAAGCTTAAGAAATACAAATTTACCATGACTATATTAATGATGAAATTAAACTTATCATATAAATCATGAGCCAAGAAGACCAAGGGATTCTTTTAGCTTGTGTAATGGATTTTGTGGATTCTTACCCAAATAAGACAGTTTATATGGGAAATGTGTATGGAGGGGAGAGTCAAAGACTCGTTTTAATGGTTCGGCTCTAAAATTACAAAGAGGGATCCTCTATAAATCCATAAGTActgaatattaaataaattttttagagccccattatttggaaaaatataaaagcaaATGCAATGATTATTAAGCGGATCACTAAAAATTTGCGAACTCATCTCCTACCATATTTGCTTCACTAAACATCGAGTTAAGCCTACGTATATAGTCTGAAGATTGAAGAGCTCCTTACTTCAGCTTATATATGTTGAGTGTTGGCTAGTTATGCCACGTGTCCCAGTCACATTGGAttggtacaaaataaaaaagtttaaaataatagtcagACGGGGATGTAGCTCAGATGGTAGAGCGCTCGCTTAGCATGCGAGAGGTACGGGGATCGATACCCCGCATCTCCACTTCCACTCCAAttcttcctttattttttggtccaTTTGTATGAGTTTTTAGGAGACAAAGTCAAACAGTTCTTTGTTAAAACCAAAGGATTTATGACGTcaaattttattgattttgcaTAGTGGCTCTGTCACCTACCCGGAACATACaaaaatttctcattttctttcctataaattaaaaaaaccatatataAACTCCACCATCCAATTATTTATACTCTCAACGAACAAATCcatcttattttattagtcCATGTGGGATTATACAATATTGTGCTCAACCCCATATGTCAACACTTACCGTTAATACATTTTCTTGTGGTGGCTGGCCAATTACAATTAGGACAATTTATTCAGTAATTACTAGACCAAaaccctctttttttcttattaataatatttattaattaattaagcccCTGTAAGACTTTCCTCCTCATGGCGGCTGTCAAAGTCTAAATAGAAAACCAACCAGAGATATTCCTCCTTCACACCTTCATGGCAGAACATTCAAAGTCACGGACACGTTAGTTCACAAAATTTTCCTCACTGCCTTTCACTTTTGGTTCTTTTGGTCACAACAAATAGAGAAAACATACAAcataaaaaaactcattttTCATGTTCATAGTCTCTCAAGAACTCAAACATGGCTGATCACAAGGATCAacatcagcagcagcaaccCCATGGctcaaagagagaagaagaagaagtcatAACAACATTTTCTCCCACGATATTTTCTCCCAAGTCATTTCCCAGGAGAAGAAGAATCAAATACTGTGGAATTGTCATTGCACTTGTTCTGCTCCAGATTGTAGTGCTTGGGGTGCTTTGCCTCACTGTCTTTCGCTTCAGGGATCCCAACGTCAAGCTGGCTGCAATTTCTGTCGAGAATTTCAGCCCGGCGCTTGGAACATCCACTGCCATCAACATGACACTGAGGGCAGAAATTAAGGTGAAGAATCAAAACTGGGGAAAGTTGAAATATGATGAGAGTGTTTTGGTTGTGTCACATGAGGGTTCTACAGTTGGAGAAGGAACAATTCCAAAAGGGTCTATTAAGATGAGGCACAGCAAGCAGGTGAGCGTTTCGGTGGAGGCAAAGCTTGATGgtatatcatcatcaagcagTGATATTAGTTCAggggttttgaatttgaagagCTATGCCAAGCTGAGCGGGAAGGTGAGTATGGTGGGTCTggtgaagaaaagaagaagtggGGAAATGAATTGCAGTTTGACAATTAGTTTGGCCAGGCAGGCAATCCAGGACTTCCACTGCCAATGAAAATTCTGACTCGGAAGAGGAAGGAAACTTattgctttcttcttctttttagtctggaatttttttattgactTTACAGTTTTTATCTGGAGTCTCTCTGTTGTAGTTTTCTGTGATACTTGTGCTGATTATTGTATATGCCTTTATTTGTAAACATTTTTTGTACTTGAGTTTTAGCATGTTCAACCTAAACTAGCTGAATGAaatcttcaatttgtttttccttgCTTAATTTTCTTATGCAGAGGCAATGCAGAGATTAAACAACTGAATGAAATCTTTAGTAAGTTTTTAGTACAGTCTGACATACCAAACGAGCCCATTACTGCAATAATTTGGTGCTGCTTTTATTCATCTTTTAAAGATGGTTTGGTTTGCAGTGAGGaaccaaaatccaaaaccACCATGGTTGAAACTTGAGAGAAAAAGTTAGAGACTTGCAGCAAGCAACAAAGACAACGAAATATCCTGATCTGACTTTTCAAAAATTGATGCAATTACTCCAGTGATggattcatttttctttccctagACCCTTAAAAACTATGTTGCTTTCAAGGATTTAGTCAAGGGAAAGAACATGTATTGATATTCTTGAAAGTAGCTAGCTAGGTCCAGCAGAAGcttctttgaatttgatggtAGATGTTTACGTGTTCTCATCTCTAGTCTCCACAACTAAGTCAACTACATTAGTTTGGAGCTTGATTTTTGTATATGCACTCAACACACGCAAACATGCATGCAAGTTTTTACACCCAACTTTAGTtatctctttttatttctattgCTATGCTTTGTTTAAAATGGTTTTGGTGAAACTGATGGGAAAAGTCAGGCCCGCAAGATTCTAAAGGGCTTTGGCTAGGTTTGACATGCAACAACACTTGTGTTTTGTCCCATGGCTTTAAATTTGACAGGCCCAAAAGGTGGGAAGTTGGGAATTTGGACCGATCCTATATATGAAAGTTGGAATCCAATTCATAAATCACATAAAACAAGTGTGGAACGAGTGATTATTTGGTCGAAACATGCCATTCTTATATGGAATAACCAATATTCACCAATATTATAACACATAACATGTAATTTAATAACATTTCAATACGTATCATATAATAGTTTCTCACATATCACCGTctcataaaatcaaaattaaattaaattaattgtaTTAGCTACACAGTGGGGATCACCATTTGTTTGCACTTGGTACCAGGCAAAGAGAAGAGGGTTAAAGAAACAATCGCCAAGCAATTAGTCACATAGTGGAAGTAGTAGGTAATGAGCAACATCTATCttttttatactttacaaAGTAAAACCTAGTCAAAAAGAAGGTTAGGCCTTTTCCGTTATGAAGCCTCTTTATATTGTAGTAATGCTGGTAGATGAAATGTTATGATGCtaactataaatataaatctCGTCAAAACAAAAGGGTGCCGGGGAAAGAAAGGCTTCCTTCCTTCCATccatttatttaatataaataaatggaAGATGAGAAAGTAGTTAAAAGTTGGTGGCACACTAGGGAATAATTATACAAATTATAATAAAGGAGATTCATTATTATATCCAATACAAGagttcaaattataaaaaaatactatataaaatggactttagaaacacacccaaatttatttacaataattttctgttttagaTGATAATGGTCAATTGCatgaaataattatatttagaATTTCATATGGTTTGTCTCACTCAAGTAGGCACCAGCACTACCATATTTGACAATCCTTAAAGAGACCTCCCGTCTGCATAAAATCAATCACTCTcagaatttatcatattattagATCGGAATTTAATTAACTTACTCTAGTGCAGCAATTCAGTTCTTTCATATTTCATTCAATTATCCCTAAAACGATGCGTTTTGCATATCTACAATATCaatatagaaaatataaataaagactCTTCATCACATCTAACAAGAGGGGGATTCAAACTTTGGTAAAAATGGGACGAGTTCAATACTTTAGCCAATTGGCCTAAATCCACATCTACCTTCGTAATTGTGTTGATGTACCTAAAAAAAGTCatttgttcaaattttatatgaataataaatctgaaaagaaaaaaaattcattgttCAGAGTCTCAAATAGTAGCAGCTTCATACTACAATTATGTGTAAACTTTAGTGGAAGTCAATATTGAACAGCTTGAAATATTTTGGGTAGGCAAAAGGCACAACAATATGTGCCAACATTTTGTAGGAAACTCATACTTAGCccatacatatacatactCCCACTTCCCCCTAAACAAACACTATAAAAATACACTACATTCATTTACATATTAACACCAACTCTTCCAAAACCTCAGCTTTCCTTAACCCCTCTCTCCTCCCCATCTCTTCTCAACCCTCTAGCCATGGTGGAGAAGGAGCAGGTCAGACCACTAGCCCCCGCCGCCAACGGCCAGAGCAGCGACGCAGACGAGGCCGCCCTTCACTCAAagaaatttggactaaaaaaGTTCATCTACTGCTGTGGCGGCATAACAGCCTTGCTCTTAATCCTAGCCGTGGTGATCATAATTCTAGCGTTCACTGTGTTCCGCTTGAAGGAGCCAAAGATCAAAATGAACAAAGTCACAGTTACAAGGCTGGAGCTGATCAACGACAACACAACCCCAAAGCCAGGCTCCAACATATCGTTAACAGCCGATGTGTCGGTGAAAAATCCCAACGCGGCTTCGTTTAGGTAcaacaacaccaccaccactctgTATTATCACGGCGTGGTGGTGGGGGAGGCTCATGGCTCGCCGGGCAAGGCTAAGGCCCGACGGACCATGAGAATGAATATAACTGTTGATGTCATAACTGATCGGCTCACATCAAATCCCAAGTGGGGGGCGGACGTGGGATCGGGGTTATTGACTATGAGTAGCTATTCTAGGATTCCAGGGAGGGTGAATATGTGGAATATTATCAAGAGACATGTGGTTGTGAAGATGAATTGTACCATGACCGTTAACATTTCCAGCCAGGCaattcaagaacaaaaatgcaagAGGAAAGTTACCTCTAGGTTTGTAGTTTATTTATAAGGTTTTTATGTGGAGAAGAGTGAGTAGAATATACGGAGTATATGGATGTAAGCTTTTATAAATATGGTTATATGATACGTGTAGAATTGTACTTTAACTCAATGGTATATCATCACCAAAGAGTTTAAACGAACTCGATATAAAAGGCGAACACATTGACCTCACGGGAGAGTTGTTATTATATCGTTAGATTATTAAACATATAATATGATACATCATCCCTTTCATTAGTCTTTGTTTATTCTGATTTTCTTCAATATTGAATCACTCCACTCCAGCACTTTGCCGGTACTTATAGCCAATGCCCAGAAGTCAATAAtggatcataaaataaaatagcgTATGTGTGATGACATGCTTATGTAAACAGCTCTCCTAAGGATatttaaacaaattaataattttagatTAGTTTGGATGCCAACGTTCCTTCAATGGCATTTGATTATTTCCAAGTGGTCTGGCTTTTGGGGGCCAAATCCAAATTCTTTGATCAAAGAAGATAGCGTTGATCAAAATATCACACGTAttgtataaaagaaaaacaattcaAGTCGAAGCTCAGAGTATACAGAGCTCTTAGCTAGAAAGGAGAAAGATCTCGTCTACTTTCCCAACATAGCAAGTTCATGAACACTTCGTGATCTTTTAACATTCTAAATCTAGGGATTTtacttcatttttgttttcaaaaattagtttataatttaatgtataatattgaaaattatCCACGTTATAACACATGTGGATTGATTATATGACATGacaatgtttttaaaatacacACAAGTCTCCTGCTTCATAATACTTAAACTTAGATGTATGAATGTCAATGAGGTTTAGTCCACTGAAAAATGACATTGAGTTGCAGACAAGTTTTGAACCTTGTTAGTGTAAACTCAGGCCATgtttgggattgctttttttCGCCAAAAACCTGCTTTACTTTAAATTTAAGCAAtttaaggtgtttggtaaaaataaaatatcccgattattttaaaagcagtAGCCTTTTGACAGCAGCTTTTAAAAGCAGGCTTTGGGTTGCTTTTCAGAGCTGCTTTCAAAAAAAGTAGAGATGAacatttaatgaatttttttaattcccaaaataccataattcatttttaaaaatgacacTACCTCCACTTCCACATCCAACTCCATCACTTGAACCACCACATTCACTACCTCCACAACCACCGCCACTGCCACTAttaccaccatcaccaccaccacatccttctcctcctcatccttcaccaccaccactaccacaaccaccacctccaccaccaccaccacctcttccacctccacaaccactgccaccactaccaccaccaccaccaccaccaccaccaccacatccttctcctcctcatcctccgccatcaccaccacaaccatcTCCTCCTCCAAAACC
Above is a window of Prunus persica cultivar Lovell chromosome G2, Prunus_persica_NCBIv2, whole genome shotgun sequence DNA encoding:
- the LOC18785139 gene encoding desiccation protectant protein Lea14 homolog; amino-acid sequence: MSELLEKAKNYVAEKVGHVKKPEAEVTDVDFKTVSFGSVEYLAKISVTNPYGVDLPICDITYNLKSVGREIVSGTVPDPGSIEGKDITVLEVLLKVPHNILLTLAKDIGADWDIDYELDIGLTIDLPVFGNFTIPLNKKGAIKLPSLF
- the LOC109947173 gene encoding desiccation protectant protein Lea14 homolog, translating into MQEKDHGWPYIHQPKLSLSTGSITNKLKVNYKFTNISSSSIVMQRSATFVSSAFSNTFWKVSQLAGNAKNYVVNLAKGFLERRLSEMKKRSAFIVGLQFENLNFDSIELVFKISVYNPFEFYLPVSRATFKLESGGSEALSATLKEPASLKPGEESILLVLAKVPFSMLMTLAKDISEDADIDYEIDFNIQIKLPIIGVVSLPIPCQQQGQLKISDLFTNLLEEIN
- the LOC18785141 gene encoding uncharacterized protein LOC18785141, with the translated sequence MADHKDQHQQQQPHGSKREEEEVITTFSPTIFSPKSFPRRRRIKYCGIVIALVLLQIVVLGVLCLTVFRFRDPNVKLAAISVENFSPALGTSTAINMTLRAEIKVKNQNWGKLKYDESVLVVSHEGSTVGEGTIPKGSIKMRHSKQVSVSVEAKLDGISSSSSDISSGVLNLKSYAKLSGKVSMVGLVKKRRSGEMNCSLTISLARQAIQDFHCQ
- the LOC18785810 gene encoding uncharacterized protein LOC18785810, with the protein product MVEKEQVRPLAPAANGQSSDADEAALHSKKFGLKKFIYCCGGITALLLILAVVIIILAFTVFRLKEPKIKMNKVTVTRLELINDNTTPKPGSNISLTADVSVKNPNAASFRYNNTTTTLYYHGVVVGEAHGSPGKAKARRTMRMNITVDVITDRLTSNPKWGADVGSGLLTMSSYSRIPGRVNMWNIIKRHVVVKMNCTMTVNISSQAIQEQKCKRKVTSRFVVYL